A genomic region of Tamandua tetradactyla isolate mTamTet1 chromosome 2, mTamTet1.pri, whole genome shotgun sequence contains the following coding sequences:
- the LOC143663044 gene encoding serine/threonine-protein phosphatase 2A catalytic subunit beta isoform-like gives MEDKAFTKELDQWVEQLNECKQLQENQVRTLCEKAKEVLTKESNVQGVRCPVTVCGDVHGQFHDLMELFRIGGKSPDTNYLFMGDCVDRGYYSVETVTLLVALKVHYPEFITILRGNHERRQITQVYGFYDECLRKYGNADVWKYFTDLFDYLPLTALEDGQIFCLHGGLSLSIDTLDHIRALDRLQEVPHEGPMCDLLWSDPDDRGGWGISPRGAGYTFGQDISGTFNHANGLTLVSRAHQLVMEGYNWCHDRNVVTIFSVPNYCYRCGNQAAIMELDDTLKYSFLQFDPEPRRGEPHVTRRTPDYFL, from the exons ATGGAAGACAAGGCTTTCACCAAGGAGCTGGACCAGTGGGTGGAGCAGCTGAACGAATGTAAACAGCTTCAGGAGAACCAAGTGCGGACCCTGTGCGAAAAGGCTAAGGAAGTtttaacaaaagaatcaaatgtgcAAGGGGTTCGTTGTCCTGTTACCGTCTGTGGAGATGTTCATGGTCAATTTCATGATCTTATGGAACTCTTTAGAATTGGTGGGAAATCACCAGATACAAATTATCTATTCATGGGTGACTGTGTTGACAGAGGTTATTATTCTGTGGAGACTGTGACTCTTCTTGTGGCATTAAAGGTGCATTATCCAGAATTCATTACAATATTGAGAGGAAACCATGAAAGGCGACAAATTACCCAAGTATATGGCTTTTATGATGAATGTCTACGAAAGTATGGAAATGCCGATGTTTGGAAATATTTCACAGATCTATTTGATTATCTTCCGCTTACAGCTTTAGAAGATGGACAGATATTCTGCCTCCATGGTGGCCTCTCTCTGTCCATAGATACACTGGATCATATAAGAGCCCTGGATCGTTTACAAGAAGTTCCACATGAGGGCCCAATGTGTGATTTGTTGTGGTCAGACCCAGATGATCGTGGTGGGTGGGGTATTTCTCCACGTGG TGCTGGCTACACTTTTGGACAAGACATTTCTGGAACGTTTAACCATGCCAATGGTCTCACACTGGTTTCTCGTGCCCACCAACTTGTAATGGAGGGATACAATTGGTGTCATGATCGGAATGTAGTTACTATCTTCAGTGTACCCAATTATTGTTACCGTTGTGGGAACCAGGCTGCTATCATGGAGTTAGATGACACTTTAAAGTATTCCTTCCTTCAGTTTGACCCAGAACCTCGCCGTGGAGAGCCTCATGTCACCCGGCGCACCCCAGACTACTTCCTATAA